One part of the Phragmites australis chromosome 3, lpPhrAust1.1, whole genome shotgun sequence genome encodes these proteins:
- the LOC133910945 gene encoding zinc finger protein 8-like, protein MGSEGGGGDAASVQELHDFSNVASFSELPFLRPAPPRKSPNSGIRIFGIDVPHSSSEGKAKEATATATVAAAAAATQSSSGSAIAAAPDSSRKFECHYCCRNFTTSQALGGHQNAHKRERQHAKRVQMQTAMAAAAAAAAGGAHHHHLLGYPQHRYGVTGPTVATLYPSWPTVRGPSGGGGLAIGPQFYSGIGSITQPINGNALTAGFWRGPPAVQHGNTSMPPGGERRPVALSVFRGDEPRASASLVASSSSSSLLLSPQGQFVCEQPANTASEGVSLDLHL, encoded by the coding sequence ATGGGTAGcgaaggcggcggtggcgacgcGGCGAGCGTACAGGAGCTTCATGACTTCAGCAACGTCGCGTCCTTCTCTGAGTTACCGTTCCtgcgccccgccccgccccgtaAAAGCCCCAACTCCGGTATCCGCATCTTCGGCATCGACGTCCCTCACTCATCATCTGAGGGCAAGGCTAAAgaagccaccgccaccgccacggttgccgccgccgctgctgccacACAAAGCAGCAGTGGCAGTGCCATCGCCGCTGCCCCCGACAGCAGCCGCAAGTTCGAGTGCCACTACTGCTGCAGGAACTTCACGACGTCGCAGGCGCTCGGAGGCCACCAGAACGCGCACAAGCGCGAGCGGCAGCACGCGAAGCGGGTGCAGATGCAGACCgcgatggccgccgccgccgccgccgcggctggCGGcgctcaccaccaccacctcctcggcTACCCGCAGCACCGGTACGGCGTGACAGGCCCCACGGTGGCGACATTGTACCCGTCGTGGCCCACGGTGAGGGGTCcaagcggcggcggaggcctcGCCATCGGCCCGCAGTTCTACAGCGGAATCGGGTCGATCACTCAGCCGATCAACGGGAACGCCCTGACGGCTGGGTTCTGGAGGGGGCCGCCTGCCGTGCAGCACGGGAACACGAGCATGCCGCCGGGTGGAGAGCGGCGGCCGGTTGCGCTGTCCGTGTTCCGAGGAGACGAACCGAGGGCTTCAGCTTCTCTTGTGGCGTcgtcctcatcttcctctttgctGCTGTCTCCACAAGGTCAGTTTGTCTGTGAGCAGCCAGCGAACACCGCATCCGAGGGTGTGAGCTTAGATTTACATCTATAA